A genomic stretch from Streptomyces venezuelae ATCC 10712 includes:
- a CDS encoding dihydrofolate reductase family protein, with product MATLSLTQFLTLDGVHQAPGGPDEDTSSGFTHGGWSVPYGDEDFGRFMDEVFTRPTAFLLGRRTYDIFAGYWPKQTDPANPIATKLNALPKYVASTTLDSVDWEGATLLRGNVVEEVAALKERTEGEIQMHGSAGLARTLLDHDLIDTMHLLVFPVILGTGLRLFAEGVRPTAFRQTDARTTAAGVAIGTYELVGRPQYGSYV from the coding sequence ATGGCCACGCTCAGCCTCACCCAGTTCCTGACCCTCGACGGCGTCCACCAGGCCCCGGGCGGCCCGGACGAGGACACCAGCAGCGGCTTCACGCACGGCGGCTGGTCCGTGCCGTACGGGGACGAGGACTTCGGACGGTTCATGGACGAGGTCTTCACTCGGCCGACCGCGTTCCTCCTCGGGCGCCGCACGTACGACATCTTCGCCGGTTACTGGCCGAAGCAGACGGACCCCGCGAACCCGATCGCCACCAAGCTCAACGCCCTTCCCAAGTACGTCGCCTCCACCACCCTCGACTCCGTCGACTGGGAAGGGGCCACTCTGCTGCGCGGGAACGTCGTCGAGGAGGTCGCGGCGCTCAAGGAGCGCACCGAAGGCGAGATCCAGATGCACGGCAGCGCCGGTCTCGCCCGGACCCTGCTCGACCACGATCTGATCGACACGATGCACCTCCTGGTCTTCCCGGTGATCCTCGGCACCGGCCTGCGCCTCTTCGCCGAGGGCGTCCGCCCGACGGCCTTCCGGCAGACCGACGCACGGACCACCGCCGCGGGCGTCGCCATCGGCACGTACGAGCTCGTGGGCCGCCCCCAGTACGGCAGCTACGTCTGA
- a CDS encoding DMT family transporter — protein sequence MSASPSITAPVSLDAPRRAWLTDLPVLLVAVVWGTSYLAAKGITTTHTVIAVLVLRFAVVLPVLVVAGWARLRALTAAQWRGAATLGLILSGIFLLETYGVVHTSATNAGLIISLTMIFTPLAEAAVTRVRPPRAFLGAAGLSVLGVVLLTQGGGFTTPSLGDLLMLLAALARTVHVLAMSRITAVRSADSLSLTTVQLGSAVAVFAVIAAFPGTGDSPWAVALDFGPREWAGLLFLSVFCTLFAFFVQMWAVRRTSPSRVSLLLGTEPLWAAAAGIALAGDRPGVLGLAGAILVLAGTSWGRRSADRSAG from the coding sequence ATGTCAGCTTCGCCGTCGATCACCGCCCCCGTGTCCCTCGACGCCCCGCGCCGGGCCTGGCTCACCGACCTGCCCGTCCTGCTCGTCGCCGTCGTCTGGGGAACCAGCTACCTCGCGGCCAAGGGCATCACCACCACCCACACCGTCATCGCCGTCCTCGTGCTGAGGTTCGCGGTAGTGCTGCCCGTCCTGGTCGTCGCCGGGTGGGCCAGGCTGCGGGCCCTGACCGCCGCCCAGTGGCGCGGCGCCGCGACGCTGGGCCTGATCCTCAGCGGGATCTTCCTCCTGGAGACGTACGGCGTCGTCCACACCTCCGCGACCAACGCGGGCCTGATCATCAGCCTCACCATGATCTTCACCCCGCTCGCCGAGGCGGCGGTCACCCGGGTCCGGCCGCCCCGGGCCTTCCTCGGCGCCGCCGGGCTCTCCGTCCTCGGCGTCGTGCTCCTCACCCAGGGCGGCGGCTTCACCACCCCCTCGCTCGGCGATCTGCTGATGCTGCTCGCCGCCCTCGCCCGTACCGTCCACGTCCTGGCGATGTCCCGGATCACGGCGGTCCGTTCGGCCGACTCGCTCTCCCTCACCACCGTGCAGCTCGGCTCCGCCGTCGCCGTCTTCGCCGTCATCGCGGCCTTCCCCGGCACCGGCGACTCGCCCTGGGCGGTGGCCCTCGACTTCGGTCCCCGCGAGTGGGCGGGCCTGCTGTTCCTCTCCGTCTTCTGCACGCTGTTCGCGTTCTTCGTGCAGATGTGGGCGGTCCGCCGGACCTCTCCGTCCCGGGTCAGCCTCCTGCTCGGTACGGAACCGCTCTGGGCCGCCGCCGCGGGCATCGCCCTCGCCGGCGACCGGCCCGGCGTCCTCGGCCTCGCGGGCGCGATCCTCGTGCTCGCGGGCACCAGTTGGGGCCGCAGGTCCGCCGACCGGAGCGCCGGGTAG
- a CDS encoding sensor histidine kinase, which produces MTRTDRQRWLLPSHLVEPGGSGAPRPRRTVRDWIVDTSLFLLAAFVGLIAADTSAQYTSEAVTLVDQLLGAAGCCALWLRRRWPVGLAVALALLNVVAPVAAGALLASLFSVAVRRPFREVAAIGALAVAASTAQAFIRPDPTTNTGLSIALGFTLILLVTAWGMLVRSRRQLVEALRERARRAEAEAELRAAQAQRLAREAIAREMHDVLAHRLTLLSVHAGALEFRPDAPPEQVARAAGVIRDSAHEALQDLREIIGVLRAPGEGGEAGDRPQPTLATLDALIEESREAGADVHLDTTVGDPAAVPAATGRTVYRIAQEGLTNARKHAPGTTVTVTVRGRPGEGLTVDIHNPAPAGPVPHVPGSGQGLIGLTERAALAGGRMDHGPAPDGGFALHAWLPWPP; this is translated from the coding sequence ATGACTCGCACGGACCGGCAGCGCTGGCTGCTCCCCTCCCACCTGGTCGAACCGGGCGGGAGCGGGGCGCCGCGACCTCGCCGTACCGTCCGCGACTGGATCGTGGACACCTCCCTCTTCCTGCTCGCCGCCTTCGTCGGCCTCATCGCCGCCGACACCAGCGCGCAGTACACCAGCGAGGCCGTCACCCTCGTCGACCAGCTCCTCGGCGCCGCCGGCTGCTGCGCCCTCTGGCTTCGCCGCCGCTGGCCCGTCGGGCTCGCGGTCGCCCTCGCACTGCTCAACGTGGTGGCACCGGTCGCCGCCGGCGCGCTCCTCGCGAGCCTGTTCAGCGTCGCCGTACGCAGGCCCTTCCGGGAGGTCGCGGCCATCGGGGCGCTCGCCGTCGCCGCCTCCACCGCGCAGGCCTTCATCCGGCCCGACCCCACCACCAACACCGGGCTCTCCATCGCCCTCGGGTTCACCCTCATCCTGCTCGTCACGGCGTGGGGCATGCTCGTCCGCTCCCGCCGCCAGCTCGTCGAGGCCCTCAGGGAGCGCGCCCGCCGCGCCGAGGCCGAGGCCGAGCTGCGCGCCGCCCAGGCCCAGCGGCTGGCCCGCGAGGCCATCGCCCGCGAGATGCACGACGTCCTCGCCCACCGGCTCACCCTGCTCAGCGTGCACGCCGGAGCCCTGGAGTTCCGGCCCGACGCACCGCCCGAACAGGTCGCCCGGGCCGCCGGGGTGATCCGCGACAGCGCCCACGAAGCCCTCCAGGACCTCCGCGAGATCATCGGCGTCCTGCGCGCGCCCGGCGAGGGAGGCGAGGCCGGCGACCGGCCACAGCCCACCCTCGCCACCCTCGACGCGCTGATCGAGGAGTCCCGCGAGGCCGGGGCGGACGTCCATCTCGACACCACCGTCGGCGACCCGGCCGCCGTGCCCGCGGCGACCGGCCGCACCGTCTACCGGATCGCCCAGGAAGGCCTCACCAATGCCCGCAAGCACGCCCCGGGCACCACGGTCACCGTCACCGTGCGCGGCCGTCCCGGCGAAGGCCTGACCGTCGACATCCACAATCCGGCACCGGCCGGACCCGTCCCGCACGTCCCCGGTTCCGGCCAGGGACTCATCGGACTCACCGAGCGCGCGGCCCTCGCCGGCGGCCGGATGGACCACGGGCCCGCCCCCGACGGCGGCTTCGCCCTCCACGCCTGGCTACCGTGGCCCCCATGA
- a CDS encoding response regulator — protein sequence MTIRLLIVDDDPLVRAGLTLMLGGAEGLEIVGEGADGGEVPELVARYAPDVVLMDIRMPEVDGLTATERLRGTPGAPEVVVLTTFHADEQVLRALRAGAAGFVLKDTPPAEIVAAVRRVAAGDPVLSPAVTRQLMTHVAGQPERTPRTAAAGRLGELADREREVAVAVGRGLSNAEIATELYMSVPTVKTHVSRVLAKLGLNNRVQIALLVHDAGLLEEDGQK from the coding sequence ATGACCATCCGGCTGCTCATCGTCGACGACGACCCCCTGGTCCGCGCGGGCCTCACCCTGATGCTCGGTGGAGCCGAGGGCCTCGAGATCGTCGGCGAGGGCGCCGACGGCGGCGAGGTCCCCGAACTCGTCGCCCGGTACGCCCCCGACGTCGTCCTCATGGACATCCGCATGCCCGAGGTGGACGGGCTCACCGCCACCGAACGCCTCCGCGGCACGCCCGGCGCGCCCGAGGTCGTCGTCCTCACCACCTTCCACGCCGACGAGCAGGTGCTGCGCGCCCTGCGGGCCGGCGCCGCGGGCTTCGTCCTCAAGGACACCCCGCCGGCCGAGATCGTCGCCGCCGTGCGCCGGGTGGCCGCCGGGGACCCGGTGCTCTCCCCGGCCGTCACCCGGCAGTTGATGACCCATGTCGCCGGGCAGCCGGAGCGGACGCCGCGGACCGCGGCCGCCGGCCGGCTCGGTGAACTCGCCGACCGCGAGCGGGAGGTGGCCGTCGCCGTCGGCCGCGGTCTGTCCAACGCGGAGATCGCCACCGAGCTGTACATGAGCGTGCCGACGGTCAAGACCCATGTGTCGCGGGTGCTCGCCAAGCTCGGCCTCAACAACCGCGTCCAGATCGCCCTCCTGGTCCACGACGCGGGACTCCTCGAAGAGGACGGCCAGAAGTGA
- a CDS encoding cytochrome P450 family protein, with amino-acid sequence MSVIELGEYGADFTANPYPYYAKLREAGPVHEVRMPDGFQFWLVVGHEEGRAALADPRLAKSPSVIGVRPPEEDIIGVHLLAADAPDHTRLRRLVTGEFTGRRVEGLRPRIQQLTTELADAMEPAGRADLVDAFAYPLPIIVICELLGVPAEDRDTFRRWSNQLVTPTGDQEFGQAMVDFAAYLDALIEDKRAAGPTDDLLSALITARAEDGDRLSGPELRAMAYLLLIAGHETTVNLIANTVRNLLTHPEQLAALRADPDLLDGTIEESLRYDGPVETGTFRFTREAVTIGGREIAAGQYVLVGIGALDRDPARFPDPDRFDIRRDTRGHLAFGHGIHYCLGAPLARLEGRIALRTLLDRFPDLELDPEGEPWEWLPGLLMRGVRHLPVRW; translated from the coding sequence ATGTCCGTCATCGAACTGGGGGAGTACGGCGCGGACTTCACCGCGAATCCGTACCCCTACTACGCGAAACTCCGCGAAGCGGGACCCGTCCACGAGGTCCGGATGCCCGACGGCTTCCAGTTCTGGCTGGTCGTCGGCCACGAGGAGGGGCGCGCCGCACTCGCCGACCCCCGGCTCGCCAAGTCCCCCTCCGTGATCGGCGTACGGCCGCCGGAGGAGGACATCATCGGCGTCCACCTCCTCGCCGCGGACGCGCCCGACCACACCCGGCTGCGCCGCCTGGTCACCGGTGAGTTCACCGGCCGTCGGGTGGAGGGCCTGCGCCCCCGCATCCAGCAGCTGACCACGGAGCTCGCCGACGCCATGGAACCGGCAGGCCGTGCCGACCTCGTCGACGCCTTCGCCTACCCGCTGCCGATCATCGTCATCTGCGAGCTCCTCGGCGTCCCCGCCGAGGACCGCGACACCTTCCGCCGCTGGTCGAACCAGCTGGTCACGCCCACCGGCGACCAGGAGTTCGGCCAGGCGATGGTGGACTTCGCGGCCTATCTCGACGCGCTCATCGAGGACAAGCGGGCCGCCGGACCCACCGACGACCTGCTCTCCGCCCTGATCACCGCCCGCGCCGAGGACGGCGACCGGCTCTCCGGCCCCGAACTCCGCGCCATGGCCTATCTGCTGCTCATCGCGGGCCACGAGACCACCGTCAACCTGATCGCCAACACCGTCCGCAACCTGCTCACCCACCCCGAGCAGCTCGCGGCCCTCCGCGCCGACCCGGACCTCCTGGACGGGACGATCGAGGAGTCCCTGCGGTACGACGGACCGGTGGAGACCGGCACGTTCCGCTTCACCCGGGAGGCCGTCACCATCGGCGGGCGGGAGATCGCGGCGGGCCAGTACGTGCTCGTCGGCATCGGGGCGCTCGACCGCGACCCCGCCCGCTTCCCCGACCCCGACCGCTTCGACATCCGCCGGGACACCCGCGGCCACCTCGCCTTCGGCCACGGCATCCACTACTGCCTGGGCGCCCCGCTGGCCCGCCTGGAGGGCCGGATCGCCCTCCGTACCCTCCTCGACCGCTTCCCGGACCTGGAACTCGACCCGGAGGGCGAGCCCTGGGAATGGCTCCCCGGCCTCCTGATGCGCGGCGTCCGACACCTCCCGGTCAGGTGGTGA
- a CDS encoding Gfo/Idh/MocA family protein: MRIGLIGTGRIGSFHAGVLARHPEVESLVVADADAARAAGVAGALGAVAAPDVEALFGHALDAVVIASATAAHAQLIARAASAGLPAFCEKPISLDVPGTTAALAAVAEAGTELQLGFMRRFDAGYRAAREAVRSGRLGRLHTVRAATSDAEPPPAAYLPLSGGLFRDCLVHDFDVVRWVTGREVTEVYATGSDAGPAMFREAGDVSTAAALLTLDDGTLVTATATRCNGAGYDVRMELAGDRDQIAVGLDDRTPLVSVEPWAPAPPGKPWPGFLERFGPAYEAELDAFVRLVRGEGPNACDGREALAALRIAEACEASRRERRPVRVDEVPSR; encoded by the coding sequence ATGCGCATCGGACTCATCGGTACGGGCCGGATCGGGAGCTTCCACGCGGGTGTGCTGGCCCGCCACCCGGAGGTCGAGTCGCTGGTCGTGGCGGACGCGGACGCCGCGCGGGCGGCCGGGGTCGCGGGCGCGCTGGGCGCGGTGGCGGCCCCGGACGTCGAGGCGCTGTTCGGGCACGCCCTGGACGCCGTGGTGATCGCCTCGGCGACGGCCGCGCACGCGCAGCTGATCGCGCGGGCGGCGTCCGCCGGTCTTCCGGCCTTCTGCGAGAAGCCGATCTCCCTGGACGTGCCGGGGACGACGGCGGCGCTCGCGGCTGTGGCGGAGGCGGGGACGGAGCTCCAGCTGGGGTTCATGCGGCGCTTCGACGCCGGGTACCGGGCGGCGCGGGAGGCGGTGCGCTCGGGGCGGCTCGGCCGGCTGCACACCGTACGGGCGGCGACCTCGGACGCCGAGCCGCCGCCCGCCGCGTACCTGCCGCTCTCCGGCGGGCTCTTCCGGGACTGTCTGGTGCACGACTTCGACGTCGTGCGCTGGGTGACCGGGCGGGAGGTGACGGAGGTGTACGCGACGGGCTCGGACGCGGGCCCCGCGATGTTCCGGGAGGCCGGGGACGTGTCCACGGCCGCCGCGCTGCTCACCCTGGACGACGGGACGCTGGTCACGGCGACGGCGACCCGGTGCAACGGCGCCGGGTACGACGTCCGCATGGAGCTTGCGGGCGACCGGGACCAGATCGCGGTGGGCCTGGACGACCGCACCCCGCTCGTCTCGGTGGAGCCGTGGGCGCCGGCCCCGCCGGGGAAGCCCTGGCCGGGCTTCCTTGAGCGGTTCGGCCCGGCGTACGAGGCGGAGCTCGACGCCTTCGTCCGGCTGGTCCGGGGCGAGGGCCCCAACGCCTGCGACGGACGTGAGGCCCTGGCGGCGCTGCGGATCGCCGAGGCCTGCGAGGCCTCGCGGCGGGAGCGGCGGCCGGTGCGGGTCGACGAGGTGCCGTCGCGGTAG
- a CDS encoding GntR family transcriptional regulator, which translates to MSKQSGSALPPLSVDRTSPVPLYFQLARQLESAVENGTLTPGTLLGNEIDLATRLGLSRPTVRQAIQTLVDKGLLVRRRGVGTQVVHSTVRRPLELSSLYDDLDAAGQLPATRVLVDRLEPATGEVAAALRVPEGSEVRYLERLRTAHGEPMAYLRNHLPAGLVDPGTERLETTGLYRLLRSAAVTLHSARQAVGARAATAAEAALLDEREGAPLLTMERVTFDDTGRPVEYGSHLYRADRYSFEFQLMVRP; encoded by the coding sequence GTGTCCAAGCAGTCCGGATCCGCCCTGCCCCCGCTCTCCGTGGACCGCACAAGCCCGGTCCCGCTCTACTTCCAGCTGGCCCGGCAGCTGGAGAGCGCCGTGGAGAACGGCACGCTGACCCCGGGCACCCTCCTCGGCAACGAGATCGACCTCGCCACCCGCCTCGGCCTCTCCCGCCCCACCGTCCGCCAGGCCATCCAGACCCTCGTCGACAAGGGCCTCCTCGTCCGCCGCCGGGGCGTCGGCACCCAGGTCGTGCACAGCACCGTCCGCCGCCCCCTGGAACTGAGCAGCCTCTACGACGACCTGGACGCCGCCGGACAGCTCCCCGCCACCCGGGTCCTGGTCGACCGCCTCGAACCCGCCACCGGCGAGGTCGCCGCCGCCCTGCGGGTCCCCGAGGGCAGCGAGGTCCGCTACCTCGAACGGCTCCGCACCGCGCACGGCGAACCCATGGCGTACCTGCGCAACCACCTGCCCGCCGGGCTCGTCGACCCGGGCACCGAACGCCTGGAGACCACCGGCCTCTACCGGCTGCTCCGCTCCGCCGCGGTCACCCTGCACAGCGCCCGCCAGGCCGTCGGCGCCCGCGCCGCGACCGCCGCAGAGGCGGCGCTGCTCGACGAGCGGGAGGGCGCCCCGCTCCTGACGATGGAACGCGTCACCTTCGACGACACCGGCCGCCCCGTCGAGTACGGCTCCCACCTCTACCGCGCCGACCGCTACTCCTTCGAGTTCCAGCTGATGGTCCGTCCGTAA
- a CDS encoding sugar ABC transporter substrate-binding protein, with translation MTRLRTGGVRAVVGAVLALALTGALAGCSSTGGKRAEDARKAAEAQGRAAVDTPRWTVAMVTHSGDGDTFWDIVQKGAKQAAAKDNINFLYAHSDEAQQQAQLIDSYVAKGVDGLIVTLAKPDAMKAAVEKAVKAGIPVITVNSGAEQSKAYGALTHIGQDETVAGEAVGEELDKRGKKKALCVLHEQGNVGHEQRCAGTKKTFGGELVNLYVDGTNMPDVKASIEAKLQSDKDVDAVVTLGAPFADAAVQAAKSAGSKAEIDTFDLNAKVATALQAGTLGFAVDQQPYLQGYEAVDLIWLYRYNANVLGGGKPVLTGPQIITKDDAAKLVEYAERGTR, from the coding sequence GTGACCAGGCTTCGGACAGGAGGGGTACGCGCCGTCGTCGGCGCCGTGCTCGCGCTCGCACTCACAGGGGCGCTCGCCGGGTGCAGCAGCACCGGCGGAAAGCGGGCCGAGGACGCCCGCAAGGCCGCCGAGGCCCAGGGCAGGGCGGCCGTCGACACCCCCCGCTGGACCGTCGCCATGGTGACCCACTCGGGCGACGGCGACACCTTCTGGGACATCGTCCAGAAGGGCGCCAAGCAGGCCGCCGCCAAGGACAACATCAACTTCCTGTACGCCCACAGCGACGAGGCCCAGCAGCAGGCGCAGCTGATCGACTCGTACGTCGCCAAGGGCGTCGACGGACTGATCGTCACCCTCGCGAAGCCCGACGCCATGAAGGCCGCCGTCGAGAAGGCCGTCAAGGCCGGCATCCCGGTGATCACCGTGAACTCGGGCGCCGAGCAGTCCAAGGCCTACGGCGCCCTCACCCACATCGGCCAGGACGAGACCGTCGCCGGCGAGGCCGTCGGCGAGGAACTCGACAAGCGCGGCAAGAAGAAGGCGCTCTGCGTCCTGCACGAGCAGGGCAACGTCGGCCACGAACAGCGCTGCGCCGGAACGAAGAAGACCTTCGGCGGCGAACTGGTCAACCTCTACGTCGACGGCACCAATATGCCCGACGTGAAGGCCTCCATCGAGGCCAAGCTCCAGTCCGACAAGGACGTCGACGCCGTCGTCACCCTCGGCGCCCCCTTCGCCGACGCCGCCGTCCAGGCCGCGAAGAGCGCCGGGAGCAAGGCCGAGATCGACACCTTCGACCTCAACGCCAAGGTCGCCACCGCCCTCCAGGCCGGCACCCTCGGCTTCGCCGTCGACCAGCAGCCCTACCTCCAGGGCTACGAGGCCGTCGACCTGATCTGGCTCTACCGCTACAACGCCAACGTCCTCGGCGGCGGCAAGCCGGTCCTCACCGGCCCGCAGATCATCACCAAGGACGACGCCGCCAAGCTCGTCGAGTACGCGGAGCGTGGCACCCGATGA
- a CDS encoding ABC transporter permease, translating to MSSPTGAPGIDHVDERLLRTTPLKKLLARPELGSVVGAVAVFVFFAVVADSFLKPSSLGTVLYAASTIGIMAVPVALLMIGGEFDLSAGVLVTSSALVSSMFSYQMTANVWVGVGVSLLVTLAIGVFNGFMLTRTKLPSFIITLGTFLMLTGLNLGLTKLISGTVSTKTIADMEGFSSARKLFASQLTIGGVEFKVTILWWLGLVALATWILLRTRFGNWIFAVGGGADAARAVGVPVYRTKIGLYMGVAFCAWISGQHLLLSFDVVQSGEGVGNELIYIIAAVIGGCLITGGYGSAIGSAVGALIFGMTSKGIVYAEWNPDWFKFFLGAMLLLATLLNAWIRKRVEATK from the coding sequence ATGAGTTCCCCCACGGGCGCGCCGGGCATCGACCACGTCGACGAGCGGCTCCTGCGCACCACCCCGCTGAAGAAGCTGCTCGCCCGCCCGGAGCTCGGCTCGGTCGTCGGCGCGGTCGCCGTCTTCGTCTTCTTCGCGGTCGTCGCCGACAGCTTCCTGAAGCCCTCCAGCCTCGGGACCGTCCTCTACGCGGCCTCCACCATCGGCATCATGGCCGTCCCCGTCGCGCTGCTCATGATCGGCGGCGAGTTCGACCTGTCCGCCGGTGTCCTGGTCACCAGCTCCGCCCTGGTCTCCTCGATGTTCAGCTACCAGATGACGGCGAACGTCTGGGTCGGCGTCGGCGTCTCGCTGCTCGTCACCCTGGCCATCGGCGTCTTCAACGGCTTCATGCTGACCCGTACGAAACTGCCCAGCTTCATCATCACGCTCGGCACCTTCCTCATGCTGACCGGCCTGAACCTCGGCCTCACCAAGCTGATCAGCGGCACCGTCTCCACCAAGACCATCGCCGACATGGAGGGCTTCTCCTCCGCCCGCAAGCTCTTCGCCTCCCAGCTGACCATCGGCGGCGTCGAGTTCAAGGTCACCATCCTGTGGTGGCTCGGCCTGGTCGCGCTCGCCACCTGGATCCTGCTCCGCACCCGCTTCGGCAACTGGATCTTCGCCGTCGGCGGCGGCGCCGACGCGGCCCGCGCGGTCGGCGTCCCCGTCTACCGCACGAAGATCGGCCTCTACATGGGCGTGGCCTTCTGCGCCTGGATCTCCGGCCAGCACCTGCTGCTCTCCTTCGACGTCGTCCAGTCCGGCGAAGGCGTCGGCAACGAGCTGATCTACATCATCGCGGCCGTCATCGGCGGCTGTCTGATCACCGGCGGATACGGCTCCGCCATCGGCTCGGCGGTCGGCGCGCTGATCTTCGGCATGACCAGCAAGGGCATCGTGTACGCCGAGTGGAACCCGGACTGGTTCAAGTTCTTCCTGGGAGCGATGCTCCTCCTGGCGACCCTGCTGAACGCCTGGATCCGCAAGCGCGTGGAGGCCACCAAGTGA
- a CDS encoding ATP-binding cassette domain-containing protein produces MTTEAPALVELDDVSKYYGNIRALEEVSLEVRSGEITCVLGDNGAGKSTLIKIVAGLHRHDAGTFRVEGEEVTLANPRDALDRGIATVYQDLAVVPLMPVWRNFFLGSEPTKGSGPFKRLDVGLMRRTTREALLRMGIDLRDVDQPIGTLSGGERQCVAIARAVHFGAKVLVLDEPTAALGVKQSGVVLKYVAAARDQGLGVVLITHNPHHAYLVGDRFVLLKRGVMAGSHTKGSVTLDELTRQMAGGTELEDLRHELERPSGP; encoded by the coding sequence GTGACGACCGAAGCCCCCGCGCTCGTCGAGCTCGACGACGTCAGCAAGTACTACGGCAACATCCGCGCCCTCGAAGAGGTCTCCCTGGAGGTCCGCTCCGGCGAGATCACCTGCGTCCTCGGCGACAACGGCGCCGGCAAGTCCACCCTCATCAAGATCGTCGCCGGCCTGCACCGGCACGACGCCGGCACCTTCCGCGTCGAGGGCGAGGAGGTCACCCTCGCCAACCCGCGCGACGCCCTCGACCGGGGCATCGCCACCGTCTACCAGGACCTCGCCGTCGTCCCGCTCATGCCCGTCTGGCGGAACTTCTTCCTCGGCTCCGAGCCCACCAAGGGCTCCGGTCCCTTCAAGCGGCTCGACGTCGGCCTGATGCGGCGGACCACCCGCGAGGCGCTGCTCCGCATGGGCATCGACCTGCGCGACGTCGACCAGCCCATCGGCACCCTGTCCGGCGGCGAGCGCCAGTGCGTGGCCATCGCCAGGGCCGTCCACTTCGGCGCCAAGGTCCTCGTCCTCGACGAGCCGACCGCCGCGCTCGGCGTCAAGCAGTCCGGCGTCGTCCTGAAGTACGTCGCCGCCGCCCGCGACCAGGGCCTCGGCGTGGTCCTCATCACCCACAACCCACACCACGCCTACCTCGTCGGCGACCGGTTCGTCCTGCTCAAGCGCGGAGTCATGGCCGGCAGCCACACCAAGGGCTCCGTCACGCTCGACGAGTTGACCCGGCAGATGGCCGGCGGCACCGAGCTCGAGGACCTCCGCCACGAACTGGAGCGGCCCTCCGGACCGTGA
- a CDS encoding ROK family glucokinase encodes MSTYRDLAHRGSARGTVLRTVGTRERRSHLTAPRVPTVGIDIGGTKVMAGVVDADGNILEKLRTETPDKSKSPKVVEDTIVELVLDLSDRHDVHAVGIGAAGWVDAERATVLFAPHLAWRNEPLRDALQGRLAVPVMVDNDANTAAWAEWRFGAGRGEDHLVMITLGTGIGGAILEGGQVKRGRYGVAGEFGHMQVVPGGHRCPCGNRGCWEQYSSGNALVREARELAAADSPVAHGIIERVKGNVPEITGPLITELAREGDAMCIELFQDIGQWLGVGIANLAAALDPSCFVIGGGVSAADDLLIGPARDAFRRHLTGRGYRPEARITRAQLGPEAGMVGAADLARLVARRFRRANRRRVERYERYERYAQALRNGTSGRTPRTPEDPPS; translated from the coding sequence ATGAGTACCTACCGTGACCTCGCCCACCGGGGATCGGCCCGGGGCACCGTGCTGCGGACCGTCGGCACCCGGGAGCGGCGCTCCCACCTGACGGCGCCCCGGGTGCCGACCGTCGGCATCGACATCGGCGGTACGAAGGTGATGGCCGGTGTCGTCGACGCCGACGGCAACATCCTGGAGAAGCTCCGCACGGAGACCCCGGACAAGTCCAAGAGCCCCAAGGTCGTCGAGGACACCATCGTCGAACTCGTCCTCGACCTCTCCGACCGGCACGACGTGCACGCCGTCGGCATCGGCGCGGCCGGCTGGGTCGACGCCGAGCGCGCCACCGTCCTGTTCGCCCCGCACCTCGCCTGGCGCAACGAACCCCTCCGCGACGCCCTCCAGGGCCGCCTCGCCGTCCCCGTCATGGTCGACAACGACGCGAACACCGCCGCCTGGGCCGAATGGCGCTTCGGCGCCGGACGCGGCGAGGACCACCTGGTCATGATCACCCTCGGCACCGGAATCGGCGGCGCCATCCTCGAGGGCGGCCAGGTCAAGCGCGGCAGGTACGGCGTGGCCGGCGAGTTCGGGCACATGCAGGTCGTCCCCGGCGGACACCGCTGCCCCTGCGGCAACCGCGGCTGCTGGGAGCAGTACAGCTCCGGCAACGCCCTGGTCCGCGAGGCCCGCGAGCTGGCCGCCGCCGACTCCCCGGTCGCGCACGGGATCATCGAACGGGTCAAGGGCAACGTCCCCGAGATCACCGGACCGCTCATCACCGAGCTCGCCCGCGAGGGCGACGCCATGTGCATCGAGCTCTTCCAGGACATCGGCCAGTGGCTCGGCGTCGGCATCGCCAACCTCGCCGCCGCCCTCGACCCCTCCTGCTTCGTCATCGGCGGCGGCGTCTCGGCCGCCGACGACCTCCTCATCGGCCCCGCGCGGGACGCCTTCCGCCGCCACCTCACCGGCCGCGGCTATCGCCCCGAGGCCCGCATCACCCGCGCCCAGCTCGGCCCCGAGGCGGGCATGGTCGGCGCCGCCGACCTCGCCCGGCTCGTCGCCCGCCGCTTCCGCCGCGCCAACCGGCGCCGCGTCGAGCGGTACGAACGGTACGAGCGCTACGCCCAGGCCCTGCGCAACGGGACCTCGGGCCGGACCCCCCGTACCCCCGAGGACCCGCCTTCATGA